A part of Jiangella alba genomic DNA contains:
- a CDS encoding inositol-3-phosphate synthase translates to MSGVGIWFVGARGSVATTTTVGLLAIRSRLAGHVGMVSELPEIAAAGLPALDGIVVGGHEVAEGTLGKRAEELSAGGVFPPALATVLAGDLAAADERIRPGVVAGHGTQRAAAERVEAELRAFRDEHGLDRVVVVDVSSTEPPAGDVPALATLAALEAALDAGEAPLPGSSLYAYAAFRAGCAYVAFTPSPGPRVPALEQLALDRGVPWAGSDAKTGETLVKTVLGPMFAMRALKVRSWSSVNLLGGGDGQTLADPTNAASKIATKANGLESILGHPVDGPLHIDYVPDLGDWKTAWDLVSFEGFLGTRMSMQFTWSGCDSSLAAPLVLDLVRLVARAHELGVAGPMPQLGFFFKDPAASDVHALSTQWESLVAWCERAGRGTT, encoded by the coding sequence ATGAGCGGCGTCGGCATCTGGTTCGTCGGCGCCCGTGGCTCCGTGGCCACCACGACCACCGTCGGGCTGCTGGCCATCCGGTCCCGGCTGGCCGGGCACGTCGGCATGGTCTCCGAGCTGCCGGAAATCGCGGCGGCCGGGCTGCCGGCACTGGACGGCATCGTCGTCGGCGGCCACGAGGTCGCCGAGGGCACCCTGGGCAAGCGGGCCGAGGAGCTGAGCGCGGGCGGGGTGTTCCCGCCCGCGCTGGCCACCGTCCTGGCCGGTGACCTCGCCGCGGCCGACGAGCGGATCCGGCCCGGCGTCGTCGCCGGGCACGGCACGCAGCGCGCGGCGGCGGAGCGGGTCGAGGCCGAGCTGCGCGCGTTCCGCGACGAGCACGGCCTGGACCGCGTGGTCGTCGTGGACGTGTCCAGCACCGAGCCGCCGGCCGGCGACGTCCCCGCGCTGGCGACGCTCGCCGCGCTGGAGGCGGCGCTGGACGCGGGCGAGGCGCCGCTGCCGGGCAGCTCGCTCTACGCGTACGCGGCGTTCCGGGCCGGTTGCGCGTACGTCGCGTTCACGCCGAGCCCGGGGCCGCGGGTCCCGGCGCTGGAGCAGCTGGCCCTGGACCGCGGCGTCCCGTGGGCCGGCTCGGACGCCAAGACCGGCGAGACGCTGGTCAAGACCGTGCTCGGGCCGATGTTCGCGATGCGCGCGCTGAAGGTGCGGTCGTGGTCGTCGGTCAACCTGCTGGGCGGCGGCGACGGCCAGACGCTGGCCGACCCGACCAACGCGGCCAGCAAGATCGCCACCAAGGCCAACGGCCTGGAGTCGATCCTCGGTCACCCGGTCGACGGGCCGCTGCACATCGACTACGTGCCCGATCTCGGCGACTGGAAGACCGCCTGGGACCTGGTGTCGTTCGAGGGCTTCCTCGGCACCCGGATGTCCATGCAGTTCACCTGGTCCGGCTGCGACTCGTCGCTGGCCGCGCCGCTGGTGCTGGACCTCGTCCGGCTGGTGGCGCGGGCGCACGAGCTGGGTGTGGCCGGGCCGATGCCGCAGCTCGGGTTCTTCTTCAAGGACCCGGCCGCCAGTGACGTGCACGCGCTCAGCACCCAGTGGGAGTCGCTGGTCGCCTGGTGCGAGCGGGCCGGCCGGGGCACGACATGA
- a CDS encoding SCO3242 family prenyltransferase, producing MRLRDVAELVRAPAALTVPGDSLAGAAAAGFPYGARTAVTPLASACLYWAGMALNDYADRDLDRVERPERPIPSGRVTPGEALGVATGLTAAGLGLAAVAGGRRALRVAVPLAAAVWTYDLVAKATPAGPLAMGAARGLDVLLGAGGRERAAALPALAVATHTVGVTVLSRGEVHGASPSSARVALGATATAAALSAWPGSHGMPSWVGSGVRARNERGGRGRHPVGGRPTALAAAGAYLATVGKAQLDAARTPDAATVRSATGAGVRGVIPLQSALLAKTGAVALAAAVVGIGPAVRALSKVVSPT from the coding sequence ATGAGGCTGCGCGACGTCGCCGAGCTGGTGCGGGCGCCCGCGGCGCTGACCGTGCCGGGCGACTCGCTGGCCGGCGCGGCCGCGGCCGGGTTCCCGTACGGGGCCCGGACCGCGGTCACGCCGCTGGCCTCGGCCTGCCTGTACTGGGCCGGCATGGCCCTGAACGACTACGCCGACCGCGACCTCGACCGTGTCGAGCGGCCGGAGCGGCCGATCCCGTCCGGGCGGGTGACGCCGGGCGAGGCGCTGGGCGTCGCCACCGGGCTCACCGCCGCCGGCCTCGGGCTGGCGGCGGTGGCCGGCGGACGGCGGGCGCTGCGGGTCGCGGTCCCGCTGGCCGCGGCCGTGTGGACGTACGACCTGGTCGCCAAGGCCACACCGGCCGGCCCGCTCGCGATGGGCGCGGCCCGCGGCCTGGACGTGCTGCTCGGAGCGGGCGGACGGGAACGGGCGGCGGCGCTGCCGGCGCTCGCCGTCGCCACGCACACCGTCGGCGTGACGGTGCTCAGCCGCGGCGAGGTCCACGGCGCCTCCCCGTCGTCGGCGCGGGTGGCCCTGGGGGCGACGGCGACAGCCGCGGCCCTGTCGGCCTGGCCGGGCTCCCACGGGATGCCGTCATGGGTAGGCTCGGGCGTCCGAGCGAGGAACGAGCGAGGCGGGCGGGGACGGCATCCCGTGGGGGGCCGGCCCACCGCGCTCGCCGCCGCGGGCGCCTACCTCGCGACCGTCGGGAAGGCACAGCTCGACGCGGCTCGGACACCCGACGCGGCGACGGTGCGGTCGGCGACCGGTGCGGGCGTGCGCGGCGTGATCCCGCTGCAGTCGGCGCTGCTGGCGAAGACGGGCGCGGTGGCGCTGGCCGCGGCGGTCGTCGGCATCGGCCCGGCCGTGCGGGCGCTGTCGAAGGTGGTGTCGCCGACATGA
- a CDS encoding sugar phosphate isomerase/epimerase family protein, giving the protein MSLRFGYGTNGFGSHRLDDALAVIAGLGYDGVALTVDHPHLDPFGPDLSARTVAVGRRLDELGLAVVIETGARYVLDPWRKHEPNLVSDSGRERRVDLLCRAVRIGAELGAEAVSFWSGTLPDGVGADEGWRRVTSGVAAVLEEAERRDMVCAFEPEPGMFVDTVGGVLELRKRLGDPERLRVTLDVGHVVANETGSVADCVRQAGGLLANVQVDDMVEGVHEHLEFGEGEVDLPAALGALLEVGYGGLAAVELPRHGHAAPVVARRSLAALRAAEAQALAAMGHGGEEATS; this is encoded by the coding sequence ATGAGCCTGCGCTTCGGTTACGGGACGAACGGGTTCGGCAGCCACCGGCTGGACGACGCGCTCGCCGTCATCGCCGGGCTCGGCTACGACGGCGTCGCGCTGACCGTGGACCACCCGCACCTGGACCCGTTCGGCCCGGACCTGTCCGCGCGCACGGTCGCCGTCGGGCGGCGGCTGGACGAACTCGGTCTCGCCGTCGTCATCGAGACCGGCGCGCGGTACGTGCTGGACCCGTGGCGCAAGCACGAGCCGAACCTGGTGTCGGACAGCGGGCGGGAACGGCGGGTCGACCTGCTGTGCCGGGCGGTCCGGATCGGCGCCGAGCTGGGCGCCGAGGCGGTGTCGTTCTGGTCCGGCACGCTGCCGGACGGCGTCGGCGCCGACGAGGGCTGGCGGCGGGTGACGTCCGGCGTCGCGGCGGTGCTGGAGGAGGCGGAGCGGCGCGACATGGTGTGCGCCTTCGAGCCGGAGCCCGGGATGTTCGTCGACACCGTTGGCGGCGTGCTGGAGCTGCGCAAACGGCTCGGCGACCCGGAGCGGCTGCGGGTCACGCTGGACGTCGGGCACGTCGTTGCGAACGAGACCGGCAGCGTCGCCGACTGCGTCCGCCAGGCCGGGGGCCTGCTGGCGAACGTGCAGGTCGACGACATGGTCGAGGGCGTGCACGAGCATTTGGAGTTCGGCGAGGGCGAGGTCGACCTGCCGGCGGCGCTGGGCGCGCTGCTGGAGGTGGGCTACGGCGGGCTGGCCGCCGTCGAACTGCCGCGGCACGGGCACGCCGCGCCCGTCGTCGCGCGCCGTTCGCTGGCGGCACTGCGGGCGGCCGAGGCGCAGGCCCTGGCCGCCATGGGACACGGGGGAGAGGAGGCAACGTCATGA
- a CDS encoding EboA domain-containing protein: protein MSATIDRTTPHLDDAARGRLAELLAEVETDPRRISVLFPAVGRRVARGPSNPSDPDGLRSPRLEDEARAALLVAAAARLERAALVEEVGQLYRYGDADEKRAVLRALAVLDLGDAGLPLVADALRTNDVRLVAAALGPYAAAHLDAAAWRQGVLKCLFVGVPLDAVAELDARTDEELARMVADYGNERVAAGRSVPSDAWRILGRHPEAVAGRFPVPAEEA from the coding sequence ATGAGCGCGACGATCGATCGAACCACCCCGCACCTGGACGACGCCGCTCGCGGGCGGCTGGCGGAGCTGCTGGCGGAGGTCGAGACCGACCCCCGGCGGATCTCGGTGCTGTTCCCGGCGGTCGGACGGCGGGTCGCCCGCGGCCCGTCCAACCCGTCCGACCCCGACGGCCTGCGCAGCCCGCGACTGGAGGACGAGGCCCGCGCGGCGCTGCTGGTGGCCGCGGCCGCACGCCTGGAGCGGGCCGCGCTGGTCGAGGAGGTCGGCCAGCTGTACCGGTACGGCGACGCCGACGAGAAACGGGCGGTGCTGCGGGCGCTGGCGGTGCTGGACCTCGGCGACGCCGGGCTGCCGCTGGTGGCCGACGCGCTGCGCACCAACGACGTCCGGCTGGTGGCCGCCGCGCTGGGGCCGTACGCCGCCGCGCACCTCGACGCCGCCGCCTGGCGTCAGGGCGTGCTGAAGTGCCTGTTCGTCGGCGTGCCGCTGGACGCCGTCGCCGAGCTCGACGCACGCACCGACGAGGAGCTGGCCCGCATGGTGGCCGACTACGGCAACGAGCGCGTCGCCGCCGGGCGGTCGGTGCCCAGCGACGCCTGGCGCATCCTCGGCCGTCACCCCGAGGCCGTGGCCGGCCGGTTCCCCGTCCCCGCCGAGGAGGCCTGA